One window of the Desulfobacterales bacterium genome contains the following:
- a CDS encoding type II toxin-antitoxin system HicA family toxin, translated as MKLPRNINGDDLIKNLRKFGYEINRQTGSHVRLTLNKAENEYHLTIPRHKSLKIGTFNNILNDIVAHLDISKEELITSLFE; from the coding sequence ATGAAACTACCTCGAAATATAAATGGTGATGATTTAATAAAAAACTTACGTAAGTTTGGATATGAAATAAATAGGCAAACAGGAAGTCATGTAAGATTAACTCTAAATAAAGCGGAAAATGAATATCATCTTACAATTCCACGTCATAAATCATTAAAAATAGGAACTTTTAATAATATTTTAAATGATATTGTAGCGCATTTAGATATAAGTAAAGAAGAACTCATAACAAGTTTATTTGAATAA
- a CDS encoding 2-oxoisovalerate dehydrogenase, whose protein sequence is MNSEIIFLIENSIEGGYEAKALGHSIYTEADTIDELKNMIRDALICHFNEHERPKIIRLHFVKEEVIAA, encoded by the coding sequence ATGAATAGTGAAATTATTTTTTTAATAGAAAATTCTATAGAAGGCGGATATGAAGCAAAAGCTCTTGGACATTCTATTTATACTGAAGCGGATACAATAGATGAACTAAAAAATATGATTAGAGATGCTCTAATATGCCACTTTAATGAGCATGAACGACCTAAAATAATTCGACTGCACTTTGTTAAAGAGGAAGTGATTGCCGCATGA